A window of Malania oleifera isolate guangnan ecotype guangnan chromosome 5, ASM2987363v1, whole genome shotgun sequence contains these coding sequences:
- the LOC131155512 gene encoding uncharacterized protein LOC131155512 → MSTPSDSQQQQPPPATVSQQAYTAHSGHGSVGPVIAVLAVIAILGVIAGMIGRLCSGRRVLGYGQYDVEGWIERKCSSCLNGRVGAPPAPAAAAGIEGSGGSAPALAAAEKSGEIQQEGQMPGHDPPVGEGS, encoded by the coding sequence ATGTCGACGCCGTCAGACTCACAGCAGCAACAGCCACCGCCGGCGACGGTGAGCCAGCAGGCATACACCGCCCATTCGGGTCACGGGTCGGTCGGACCCGTGATCGCCGTTCTTGCAGTGATCGCCATCTTGGGCGTAATAGCCGGCATGATTGGGAGGCTCTGTTCGGGTCGACGGGTCTTAGGTTACGGGCAGTACGACGTGGAGGGGTGGATTGAGAGGAAATGTTCGTCTTGCCTCAACGGCAGAGTCGGGGCTCCGCCGGCGCCGGCCGCGGCCGCAGGGATTGAAGGTTCCGGTGGGTCTGCACCGGCGCTAGCTGCGGCGGAGAAGAGTGGAGAGATACAGCAGGAAGGACAGATGCCTGGTCATGATCCACCCGTCGGTGAAGGATCCTGA